TGTAGATATGGTAGCAGGGCAAGAGAAACAATGTAGAATTTTTTAAACACATTCATTAATCCTTTGCTATAATTAAGGTCGGTTTATTGCCGGCCTTTTTTTATAGTTTTGAAGCTAAGCCATTTTGCTAAATAGAAGCTTAGTTTTAGTTAACGGCTTTACTTTTTATTAGCTAAATATTAATATCTGGCGGATTATAATAATATAGGTATTAATTATGACTAACGAAACTTTAGATACTCAAGTATCTGCTTTAAATAATGAGCCTGATGATAGCTTGCTTCCTTTGGATGTAATCTACAATCTTTTTGGTTTTCTTCCTAATAAAGATTTAGCTAGGCACAGGTTAGTATCTAATAAATGGCAGAAATATGTTAAAAAAGCTTTAGCCTACTATGCTAAAGGGATGTTTGATCCTAAATATATTGATACTGCTTTCTTATCTAAGCTTCAAGTTCCGCTAGAATTAGCAAAAACTTTTATTGAATATAGATATAAAGACCTGCAAAGTGGCAATGATATTCAGCTTGATAGATACTTTGAGGGTAATGCAGCTGCAATTACACCAATCGCTCAAGAGGCAGTTACAGTAGAAACTCTTATAAAAGCATTACACGATTTAGAGCAAAAGCAGCAGAAAATCAATAGCAAGCAGAAAGTTGAGATAGAATATACTATAAATTCTTTAGAAGGTTTAGTTAATTACATTAAAGCATATGATCAGCTACAAAATAAGCACTACTTATTAAAGATTGATTTTAATCAAAATGAAAGCCCACGCAATAATGATTTCATTAACCTCCTATTAGATATTATTAAACTTAGCAATGACCAAAATCCACCAGAACCTATTAACATAAGCTATAATAATGAAGTTATCCAAGTAACTTATGATCAAGCTAAAGTTATTACTAACCATATGACTGTTCTTGAATTAACAAGCTGCGGTATAGCAGCAGAGGGGGCTAAAACAATAGCTGATGCTTTAAAAACTAACACTACTCTTAATTCTCTAGAATTAGCTAATGATTACATAGGAGCAGAGGGAGCTACAGCAATAGCAGATGCTTTAAACACTAATACCACTCTAACTTCTCTTAACTTAAGAAATAATAGCATAGAAGCTGCGGGAGCTATAGCAACAGCTGTTGCTTTAAAAGCTAATACTACTACTCTTGCTTTTCTTGACGTAGATACTCTTGCTTTTCTTAACTTAGAATGTAATAGCATAGGAGCTGCAGGAGCCAAGGATTTAGCTGAAGCTTTAAAAACAAATAAAACCCTTACTTCTCTTAACTTGGAAGGTAATA
This window of the Rickettsiales endosymbiont of Stachyamoeba lipophora genome carries:
- a CDS encoding F-box protein, which codes for MTNETLDTQVSALNNEPDDSLLPLDVIYNLFGFLPNKDLARHRLVSNKWQKYVKKALAYYAKGMFDPKYIDTAFLSKLQVPLELAKTFIEYRYKDLQSGNDIQLDRYFEGNAAAITPIAQEAVTVETLIKALHDLEQKQQKINSKQKVEIEYTINSLEGLVNYIKAYDQLQNKHYLLKIDFNQNESPRNNDFINLLLDIIKLSNDQNPPEPINISYNNEVIQVTYDQAKVITNHMTVLELTSCGIAAEGAKTIADALKTNTTLNSLELANDYIGAEGATAIADALNTNTTLTSLNLRNNSIEAAGAIATAVALKANTTTLAFLDVDTLAFLNLECNSIGAAGAKDLAEALKTNKTLTSLNLEGNKIEVEGAQAIADALQANTTLTSLNLRNNGIGAAGATAIADALKINKSLSSLNLRYNSIGAAGATAIADALQANTTLTSFNLSYNSIGAAGAQELANALNINKSLTSLKLSSNRIGDAGAKDLAEALKTNKALRSLHLQGNKIGAEGASALGKASAYIKKTQKREITIVLNDDLIIIFEEAKKEELVRLEKLEAQEKLKSPKFQQAESFADMVARQEIKRGIF